In one window of Chryseobacterium viscerum DNA:
- a CDS encoding DUF1801 domain-containing protein, with product MQIQSVSIEDYISKIPEERQDAFKKLFDTVNDNLPQGFEEATNYGMIGWVVPLATFPAGYHCAPGTPLPFINLASQKNFIALYHMGLYSKPELLDWFVGEYPKHSKKKLDMGKSCIRFKKVDDIPFELIAELSQKMTPDDWIGIYVSQYKK from the coding sequence ATGCAGATTCAGTCAGTTTCTATAGAAGATTATATCTCAAAAATTCCTGAAGAAAGACAGGATGCCTTTAAAAAACTTTTTGATACGGTGAATGACAATTTGCCGCAAGGTTTTGAAGAAGCAACGAATTATGGAATGATAGGTTGGGTGGTTCCATTGGCAACATTTCCTGCCGGATATCACTGTGCACCCGGTACACCGCTGCCATTTATCAATCTTGCTTCCCAGAAGAATTTTATAGCGCTATACCATATGGGACTTTATTCAAAACCAGAACTTCTCGACTGGTTTGTTGGAGAATATCCAAAACATTCCAAAAAGAAACTGGATATGGGTAAATCCTGTATCCGTTTCAAAAAAGTGGATGATATTCCCTTCGAACTGATTGCTGAACTGAGCCAGAAAATGACTCCTGATGACTGGATCGGAATTTATGTATCTCAGTATAAGAAATAA
- a CDS encoding fibronectin type III domain-containing protein gives MAINLFSRVVPAIALFSASVMMAQNYQTMPVSSGFTADVIANGIGSSTISTNNDVDGVSYAFVAKDFQLTSSSAAITYGIPVDGIINSVVATTPGLSFQLASLNANNSLRLAAASDNGTLAFTTPKAATKLYMLAVSGSGTSTVSVMVNFTDGSSQTFASISLSDWYNGSNFAIQGIGRIKKPGATPGAGDDVPSPEGGTNPRLYQAELAIDAANQAKLVQSVTVTKVSGSGIPNIFAFSADAYSDCMPPVLQAVSGITANSALVSWTGNAASYDVYHSTSNTTPAGSVTPTYPGVTGTSTTIGGLNSNTTYYYWVRSNCNTATGQSVWSFAGTFKTACSTFTVPYTENFDSTSTGSSSNTNAPSCWAYLESASFTGYGYVTTTNNYSAPNAYYLYNSTATTGSQMLVSPPTVNLSDGTKRVRFYAKSGSNGYTLLVGTLSNPADPASFTPIGSPIALTTTHTQYTVNIPAGSDLQLAFKHGLGGTGRGLYIDNITVQNIPSCLEPTAVTSSNVSANTATIGWTEPSPVPAGGYEVYYSTNNTAPDASTVLNATNSVTSTTASAPLNGLQPSTTYYTWVRSSCSASDKSIWSTSTSFTTLCVPITTLPWSENFDAMATIGSAIIPNCWKQTPGGSSSNYNFTSANASQQAYNDPKSAPNYVTIYYPYSNAAYLWTPTFTLTAGSSYDFTFYWVGDGYSGWQNEVLVNNGQTATGATSLSTFITADQTSEGGGNSTTYTKVTVTYTPTATGDYSFGIKALNTTTAPYYMGFDDFSLTQSNLATAETAVKKKEVNVYPNPFKDILHVADIKNVKSVTVTDVAGRVVKTIDNPTTELQLGELNAGLYLVTMNFKDGSKSTVKAIKK, from the coding sequence ATGGCAATAAATTTATTTTCTAGAGTGGTACCCGCTATCGCTCTCTTTTCAGCCAGTGTAATGATGGCTCAGAATTATCAAACTATGCCGGTCTCTTCAGGCTTTACAGCTGATGTGATTGCCAACGGGATAGGTTCTTCAACAATTAGTACAAATAATGACGTAGATGGAGTTTCTTACGCTTTTGTAGCTAAAGATTTTCAGCTTACATCCTCAAGTGCTGCTATTACGTATGGGATTCCTGTTGATGGAATTATTAATTCTGTAGTAGCAACAACTCCCGGATTGAGTTTTCAGTTAGCAAGTTTGAATGCGAATAATTCTTTAAGACTGGCTGCAGCCAGTGATAACGGAACTTTGGCATTTACAACACCAAAAGCAGCAACCAAGCTGTATATGCTTGCTGTAAGCGGAAGTGGTACTTCTACGGTAAGTGTAATGGTGAATTTTACAGATGGCAGTTCACAGACGTTTGCAAGTATCAGTCTTTCAGACTGGTATAATGGATCTAATTTTGCTATCCAGGGGATAGGAAGAATTAAAAAGCCGGGAGCTACTCCTGGAGCTGGTGATGATGTTCCTTCTCCTGAAGGCGGAACTAATCCAAGATTATATCAGGCTGAATTGGCAATAGATGCAGCCAATCAGGCAAAACTGGTACAAAGTGTAACAGTAACCAAAGTAAGTGGCTCAGGGATACCGAATATTTTTGCTTTTTCAGCAGACGCTTATTCGGATTGTATGCCTCCTGTATTGCAGGCGGTTTCAGGAATCACAGCAAACTCAGCTTTAGTTTCATGGACAGGGAATGCTGCCAGTTATGATGTATACCACAGTACTTCAAACACAACACCGGCGGGCTCAGTAACACCTACTTATCCGGGAGTAACAGGTACCAGCACAACTATAGGAGGTCTTAATTCAAATACAACCTATTATTATTGGGTAAGATCCAACTGTAACACGGCGACAGGCCAAAGTGTATGGTCTTTTGCAGGTACATTTAAAACAGCCTGTTCTACTTTCACTGTTCCGTATACAGAAAACTTTGATAGTACAAGTACAGGTTCCAGCTCAAACACGAATGCACCAAGTTGTTGGGCATATTTAGAAAGTGCATCATTTACAGGATATGGTTATGTAACCACAACGAATAATTATTCAGCACCTAATGCTTATTATTTATATAACTCTACTGCTACTACAGGCAGCCAGATGTTAGTTTCACCTCCAACTGTAAACCTTTCAGATGGTACTAAACGAGTGAGATTCTATGCAAAATCCGGATCAAATGGGTATACATTATTAGTAGGTACTTTATCAAACCCTGCAGATCCTGCTTCTTTTACACCCATTGGTTCTCCTATTGCTTTGACGACTACGCACACTCAATATACTGTTAATATTCCTGCGGGATCTGATTTACAGTTAGCATTTAAGCATGGTTTAGGAGGTACAGGCCGTGGACTTTATATTGATAATATTACTGTTCAGAATATCCCTTCTTGTCTGGAGCCTACAGCAGTTACGTCGTCAAACGTATCAGCGAACACAGCAACGATCGGCTGGACGGAACCATCTCCAGTTCCTGCAGGCGGATACGAAGTTTATTACAGCACAAACAATACTGCACCTGATGCTTCTACTGTTTTAAACGCTACAAACTCTGTAACTTCTACAACAGCTTCTGCACCGTTAAACGGACTGCAGCCATCTACAACATATTATACATGGGTAAGATCTAGCTGTAGTGCATCTGATAAGAGTATCTGGAGTACTTCTACATCATTTACAACTCTTTGTGTTCCAATAACTACACTGCCTTGGAGTGAAAATTTTGATGCAATGGCAACTATAGGTTCTGCAATCATTCCGAACTGTTGGAAACAAACTCCGGGAGGAAGTTCATCTAACTATAACTTTACATCAGCAAATGCTTCCCAGCAAGCTTATAATGATCCTAAATCTGCTCCAAATTATGTGACGATTTATTATCCATATAGCAATGCAGCTTATTTATGGACACCTACATTTACTCTAACTGCAGGAAGCTCGTATGATTTTACATTCTATTGGGTAGGAGACGGCTATTCTGGTTGGCAGAATGAAGTATTGGTAAACAATGGGCAAACAGCGACTGGAGCAACTAGCTTATCAACATTTATTACAGCAGATCAAACATCAGAAGGAGGAGGTAACAGTACTACTTATACTAAAGTTACCGTTACCTATACCCCAACGGCTACTGGTGATTATTCATTTGGAATTAAAGCTTTGAATACAACTACAGCTCCATATTATATGGGATTTGATGATTTCTCTCTTACACAGTCCAATTTAGCTACTGCTGAAACAGCTGTTAAGAAAAAAGAAGTGAATGTTTATCCTAATCCTTTCAAAGATATTCTGCATGTTGCTGATATCAAGAATGTTAAATCTGTAACGGTTACAGATGTAGCGGGAAGAGTAGTGAAAACTATTGACAACCCAACTACAGAACTTCAGTTAGGGGAGTTGAATGCCGGTTTATACTTAGTGACGATGAACTTTAAAGACGGTTCAAAATCAACAGTAAAAGCCATTAAAAAATAA